The Phormidium yuhuli AB48 DNA window AGCGGCTCGGTAACGCTTTTCTAGTTCTTCGGTGCTCAAATGAGCTTCTAGGTTAAGTCGCCGTCCCATGCTCGTTTATCCTTTTATCCTTAGTCTGCCACCACACTGATTATATACCATAGGCGATTAGCCGGACTTGATATTACCCCATGCCCAAACCTCAGAAACCGGGTTTCTTTGTTAAATCTTTGTGAAAGAATCGAGATGCTGCCAGAAACCCCGTTTCTTTTCCGGTAGCTAAAAGCCCGGTTTCTTCCCTGAAAAGATGAGTTATAATAATTCTGAGACGCCAATTACCTGATAAATCAACCCTTCATCGCTTATGAAGAACTGCAAAAACCGGCAAATGACTCTTGTTTTATTCCCATTTTTTCGAGAGTAATTGAGTTCAAGGTACAGCAGATTTAATTTTGAGAGGGGATAGCCGGGTAATCTTCCGTCATCCTATCCAGAATCACCTTGCTATCCCTGACGATCCGTCCTTCCTCATTGCTGCTGCAAAATGGCGATTAATTTTGCCAAGATTTCTGTCAGCTTATCGGATTTCAACTTTCCTGCTTGATAGGCAATTATTTTCTCATTTGCAGTAAAAACTCGATTAGACTTAACGTAACTGATTCTATTGAGACTTCCTGTTTCAAAATCACTATCTTCGATCCGGGTTGTATAGTCATCATTAGAAAATTGACTGGTAATCTGACAAAGAATTAAATCGTTTTTATTCAATTGGGCTAGGACTAATGCAGGTCGTCGCTTCGCCTGGGTCAAGTCAGAAAAAGGAAAGGGAACAACAACGACATCACCTTTTACAAATGTTCCCATGCTTTATCCTCGGCTGGGGTTAGCCAATCTTCTGCTAAACTCGCTTCACTCAAGAGGCTAATTTCTAAATCAGCTTTCTGACTTTCTTTGAATTCCAGAAACAACAAAAAATCTAAAACTTCTTGGAGGGTCAATTCCGAGGCCTGTTCAATTTTTTCGATGAGTTGTTCTTTGATTTCCAAATTCATACCACCTTTTCCTGGAGATGATTTTTCAGTAGATAACCTTAAATCTAAGTTTTACTCCGAAATTTTTTGGGAGTTTATTTTTGAGGATTTTCCTGAATAACAGCGCCAAATAACCTATGGGTTCCACCGGTTATTTTAGCACATTCCTCATGCCGAACGCGAACTGATTTTTTAAATATTTGTAAAGGAATCGAGATGCTGCCAGAAACCGGGTTTCTTTATCTAACCTAACCCATTTTCAAGGGTTAATCTCTCAAAATCAGCCTCGATTCGGTTCGGAAACTCGTTTTGCGGCTTCACCAATCCGTGAAAGTCTCCGAATTATCGCATCTTGCAATTGTAAATCAGTCGCTAAATCTTCCCGCGATCGCCCAGAAATATAGTCCGTCACAATTTCGGCAGATTGCAGCCTATCAAGCAACGATTGAACATCCCGTTCCATAAATCACCTGTGCAGAAGATAGAATGGCTTGGCGACGCAGATCGTTTCGACTGGTTTCAATTCCCTTTCGAGTGATTAAATCTACATCTCGCTGAAAGAGTTGTTTGAGTTTCTCTTCCATCTCAGCTAAATCAAACAGGGTGGGATGCGCTTCGGGATAAAATTGTACCCTAACATCCACATCACTATTCCCATGAAAATCATACCGCAGAATTGACCCGAATAAGGCAAATTCGGTGAGCTTCCACTTTTGGCAAAATTCAGCAATTTTTTCCATGGTAAGTGCGATCGCAGTCTGAATCATCTCAACCTTCACCTCCAATTCACCCAAGTCTATCATCGGCAAAACTATCATCAACTTCTAAGTCTATCCGGGGCCTGTGGGTTTAGGGTGATCAGTAAAATCTAGGGCACAATTTTGAAAAATGGTATTAAATCTTTGTGAAGCCACAGCAGATGTTTCCAGAAACCCGGTTTCTTTGACCCCTGGTTGCTTCCCACTGACTAACTCACCCCCAAACCTGTATATTTTCGCAACTCAGGCGGCTGTAGCCCCAAAATAATATCTTCCCTCTCGACACCCTGACTTAACAACTCATCGGTCAAGGAACAGTCCGTTTGATTGCGCTGAATCCAGATTTTTCCTGAACGAATTTCCAGATGAATCAAGCAATTATAAATCCTCCCGGTTCCATTCCATCCTAAATCAACCACCAAATACCGAT harbors:
- a CDS encoding type II toxin-antitoxin system PemK/MazF family toxin, with the protein product MGTFVKGDVVVVPFPFSDLTQAKRRPALVLAQLNKNDLILCQITSQFSNDDYTTRIEDSDFETGSLNRISYVKSNRVFTANEKIIAYQAGKLKSDKLTEILAKLIAILQQQ
- a CDS encoding HepT-like ribonuclease domain-containing protein, whose translation is MERDVQSLLDRLQSAEIVTDYISGRSREDLATDLQLQDAIIRRLSRIGEAAKRVSEPNRG
- a CDS encoding nucleotidyltransferase family protein yields the protein MIDLGELEVKVEMIQTAIALTMEKIAEFCQKWKLTEFALFGSILRYDFHGNSDVDVRVQFYPEAHPTLFDLAEMEEKLKQLFQRDVDLITRKGIETSRNDLRRQAILSSAQVIYGTGCSIVA
- a CDS encoding XisI protein; the encoded protein is MDRVAKYREIIQKLLTEYSTGSPVLGGEIESETVFDLKADRYLVVDLGWNGTGRIYNCLIHLEIRSGKIWIQRNQTDCSLTDELLSQGVEREDIILGLQPPELRKYTGLGVS